A genomic stretch from Anaerolinea thermophila UNI-1 includes:
- a CDS encoding thiamine diphosphokinase, translated as MTSQRALIFVSGASCNEEALRHFRQPEDFIIAADGGAQHCLRLGWRPHVVIGDFDSLSAEILNHLEREGVLLLRYPPEKDETDLELALQYAVQRGFEVIRILCGLGGRVDQTLANLFLLGLPMLSDRDVRLEDGEVEAFLIRSEAVLEGAPGETVSLIPLSGAAQGIWTEGLRYSLHGETLYPEHSRGVSNEMISARARVRLSHGMLLCIHFHSV; from the coding sequence ATGACTTCCCAACGTGCCTTAATTTTTGTTTCAGGTGCATCCTGCAACGAGGAGGCTCTGCGCCATTTCCGTCAGCCTGAAGATTTCATCATCGCTGCCGATGGGGGGGCACAGCATTGCCTGCGTTTGGGGTGGCGTCCTCATGTGGTCATTGGGGATTTCGATTCTCTGTCTGCCGAGATCCTGAATCACCTGGAGCGGGAAGGTGTGCTTTTGTTGCGCTATCCTCCTGAGAAAGACGAGACTGACCTGGAACTGGCGTTGCAGTACGCCGTGCAGCGGGGATTTGAAGTCATTCGCATTTTGTGCGGGCTGGGCGGCAGGGTGGATCAAACTCTGGCTAATCTCTTTCTGCTGGGGTTGCCCATGTTGAGCGACAGGGATGTGCGTTTGGAGGATGGGGAGGTGGAAGCCTTTCTCATCCGCTCGGAGGCGGTTTTAGAAGGAGCGCCCGGAGAGACGGTTTCGCTCATTCCGTTGTCGGGCGCCGCCCAGGGCATCTGGACCGAGGGATTGCGTTATTCCCTGCACGGTGAGACGCTTTACCCCGAACACTCGCGGGGAGTCAGTAATGAAATGATAAGCGCGCGAGCGCGGGTGCGGCTTTCACACGGGATGTTGTTGTGTATTCACTTTCATTCTGTTTAA
- a CDS encoding thiamine ABC transporter substrate-binding protein, giving the protein MIRKLWMWLMVLMMALGACVPQTTTPAPAQATTPAVSASQPVELRVMTHDSFAVSEEIVRAFEAEHRAKVTFIKSGDTGAALNRAILTRENPQADVFYGVDNTFLSRALDENIFEPYASPLLEKIPASFKLDSSNRALPVDYGDVCINYDKAYFAEKNLPIPQSLEDLTKPEYRGLLVVENPATSSPGLAFLFATIAHFGEEGYLDYWKALRANDVVVASDWESAYYTYFSASSGKGPQPMVVSYASSPAAEVIFAEQPLSDAPTASLTGAGMCYRQIEFVGILKGTPQRKLAEAFVDFMLGKTFQEDMPLQMFVFPVNSEATLPEAFTRYAQVAEQPAALDSAVIAAKREAWIQAWTEAVLR; this is encoded by the coding sequence ATGATTCGTAAACTGTGGATGTGGCTGATGGTTTTGATGATGGCGCTGGGGGCGTGCGTTCCTCAAACCACGACGCCCGCGCCAGCCCAGGCGACTACACCAGCTGTGTCTGCCAGCCAGCCGGTCGAATTGCGGGTGATGACACATGATTCTTTTGCAGTGAGCGAGGAAATCGTGCGCGCCTTTGAGGCAGAGCATCGGGCAAAGGTTACTTTCATTAAGTCCGGGGATACTGGCGCGGCGCTTAATCGTGCCATCCTGACCAGGGAAAACCCGCAAGCCGACGTCTTCTACGGGGTGGATAACACTTTCCTCTCCCGTGCGCTGGATGAGAATATCTTTGAACCTTATGCTTCCCCTTTGCTGGAGAAAATCCCGGCGTCCTTCAAACTGGATTCTTCGAATCGTGCCCTGCCGGTAGATTACGGTGATGTATGCATTAACTACGATAAAGCCTACTTTGCGGAGAAGAATCTGCCCATCCCCCAATCGCTGGAGGATCTGACCAAACCTGAATACCGCGGTTTGCTGGTGGTGGAAAATCCGGCAACCTCTTCGCCGGGGCTGGCATTCCTCTTCGCCACCATTGCTCATTTTGGGGAAGAAGGCTACCTGGATTACTGGAAAGCCCTGCGCGCCAATGATGTGGTCGTAGCCAGTGACTGGGAGAGTGCTTATTACACTTATTTCAGCGCCTCTTCAGGCAAGGGTCCCCAGCCCATGGTGGTTTCGTATGCTTCCAGTCCGGCGGCAGAGGTGATCTTTGCCGAACAGCCCCTCTCCGATGCGCCTACGGCTTCTTTGACCGGAGCGGGTATGTGCTACCGCCAGATTGAGTTTGTAGGCATTCTGAAAGGCACTCCCCAGCGCAAACTGGCAGAGGCTTTTGTGGATTTCATGCTCGGCAAAACGTTCCAGGAAGATATGCCTTTGCAGATGTTTGTCTTCCCCGTTAATTCTGAGGCAACCTTGCCTGAGGCTTTTACCAGATATGCGCAGGTTGCCGAGCAGCCCGCTGCGCTGGATTCTGCAGTGATTGCCGCCAAACGGGAAGCCTGGATTCAAGCGTGGACTGAGGCGGTCCTGCGGTGA
- a CDS encoding ABC transporter permease, whose protein sequence is MGVFFLYPLGIIFILVVKAGWTDGVGEAVWRQIARPLGFTVYQATLSTLLTLLPGLPIAWVFARFRFPGKRFLRVLMTLPFILPTVVVAAGFTALLGPRGWLNLALMSLFHTSEPPIRFLNTLGAILTVHVFYNLSVIVRVVGAAWAGLDVRLEQAARTLGASPWRAFWHVTVPLLLPHIVGATLLVFLFDFTSFGVVLLLGGPRFATLEVEIYIQTMQFLNLPLAALLSAVQLLCTLLVLGLSQRLTTGAVVSLTPRVKGEGIFFPRTWIQWLTVGLTILVLVSLVLLPLGALVTRSLVRMEASRGERGAVQAGWTLDYYRELFVNRRGSLFYVPPARAAVNSLGYAFATMWIALGLGFPAAYALNRRGASRTLLDALLMLPLGTSAVSLGLGYVVAFQRPPLDVASFPLLIPIAHSLVALPFVVRTLQPALASIPRSLRDAATVLGASPWRVWWHVDLPIVGRAVLVGAVFAFTVSMGEFGATALLARPEAPTLPVAIYRFLSQPGAMNYGQAMAMSTLLMAVCALGMLVLEHLQHE, encoded by the coding sequence TTGGGGGTATTTTTCCTCTACCCGCTGGGGATTATTTTCATACTGGTAGTCAAAGCCGGCTGGACCGATGGGGTGGGCGAAGCCGTCTGGCGGCAGATTGCCCGCCCTTTGGGTTTCACGGTGTATCAGGCAACCCTTTCAACTTTGCTAACCCTTCTGCCTGGTTTGCCGATTGCCTGGGTATTTGCACGCTTTCGTTTTCCCGGCAAGCGTTTTCTACGGGTATTGATGACCTTGCCGTTTATCCTGCCTACTGTGGTGGTGGCAGCCGGGTTTACGGCGTTGCTGGGCCCGCGCGGCTGGTTGAACTTGGCACTGATGTCTCTTTTTCACACCAGCGAGCCTCCCATTCGCTTTCTGAATACGCTGGGAGCCATCTTAACCGTACATGTTTTCTACAATCTTTCGGTAATCGTGCGTGTAGTCGGCGCAGCCTGGGCAGGGCTGGATGTGCGTCTGGAGCAGGCAGCCCGCACCCTGGGGGCTTCTCCGTGGCGGGCTTTCTGGCATGTCACCGTGCCTCTGCTTCTTCCCCATATTGTCGGGGCAACCTTGCTGGTCTTTCTGTTTGACTTCACCAGTTTTGGGGTAGTGTTGCTGTTGGGGGGACCGCGTTTTGCTACGCTGGAAGTGGAAATTTACATTCAAACCATGCAATTTCTCAACCTGCCGCTGGCAGCCCTGCTCTCGGCGGTGCAGTTGTTGTGTACTCTGCTGGTGCTGGGATTGAGTCAGCGCTTAACCACCGGCGCTGTGGTGAGTTTGACGCCCAGGGTAAAGGGAGAGGGTATTTTCTTCCCTCGAACCTGGATTCAATGGCTCACGGTGGGTTTGACGATTCTCGTGCTGGTGAGTCTGGTACTCTTGCCTCTCGGTGCGCTGGTGACGCGCTCACTGGTGCGCATGGAAGCCAGCCGCGGCGAACGCGGTGCGGTACAGGCGGGATGGACGCTGGACTATTACCGCGAACTGTTTGTGAATCGGCGCGGCTCGCTGTTCTATGTGCCGCCTGCCCGGGCAGCGGTCAATTCGCTGGGATACGCCTTTGCCACCATGTGGATTGCGCTGGGCTTGGGATTCCCAGCGGCGTATGCGCTCAATCGGCGTGGAGCCAGCCGGACACTCCTGGATGCTCTGCTCATGCTTCCGTTGGGTACTTCGGCGGTTTCGCTGGGGTTGGGGTATGTGGTAGCATTTCAGCGTCCCCCGCTGGATGTGGCTTCGTTTCCTCTGCTCATTCCCATTGCCCATAGTCTGGTAGCCCTGCCCTTTGTGGTGCGTACCCTTCAGCCCGCGCTGGCATCCATTCCCCGCTCTCTCAGGGATGCGGCAACGGTGCTGGGGGCTTCTCCCTGGCGGGTGTGGTGGCATGTGGATTTACCTATTGTTGGCCGGGCGGTGCTGGTGGGGGCAGTGTTTGCCTTTACCGTCTCAATGGGAGAATTTGGGGCAACGGCATTGCTGGCACGTCCGGAAGCGCCCACCCTGCCGGTTGCCATTTACCGCTTTCTCTCTCAACCCGGTGCAATGAATTATGGTCAAGCCATGGCAATGTCCACATTGCTGATGGCGGTTTGTGCGCTGGGAATGCTGGTGTTGGAGCATCTTCAGCACGAGTGA
- a CDS encoding DUF2089 domain-containing protein produces the protein MNPMLTKCPVCGGELVVTRLACPSCETTIEGHFQTMGGGLQGAFSAEQLRWLLPFTRLNNEQMQFILTFIRCEGRFNRMEEELGLSYPTLRNRMNEILRTMGYEPSREEGQPAPVKLSPEERKRILDDLDKGLITLQEAKRRLKGIREESKRENEVSED, from the coding sequence ATGAACCCAATGTTAACGAAATGCCCGGTGTGTGGTGGGGAACTTGTTGTGACGCGGTTGGCTTGTCCTTCTTGTGAAACGACCATTGAAGGACATTTCCAGACCATGGGTGGAGGGCTACAGGGAGCGTTTTCTGCCGAGCAGTTGCGCTGGCTGTTGCCGTTCACCCGTTTGAATAACGAGCAAATGCAGTTTATCCTGACCTTTATCCGCTGTGAGGGACGTTTCAACCGCATGGAAGAAGAACTGGGATTGTCTTACCCAACCCTGCGCAATCGCATGAACGAAATTCTGCGTACCATGGGGTACGAGCCCAGCCGGGAAGAGGGACAACCCGCACCGGTCAAACTCAGCCCTGAAGAGCGCAAGCGCATTCTGGATGATCTGGATAAGGGTTTGATTACCCTGCAGGAAGCCAAACGGCGCTTGAAGGGCATCCGTGAAGAGAGCAAGCGTGAAAACGAAGTGTCAGAGGATTAG
- a CDS encoding SHOCT-like domain-containing protein: MATNEERMKILKMVAEGKITAEEADQLLEALEESERVPGASRPGIPPMPSAPEMPPAPGRKPRWLHVRVTDTNTGRTRVNVRLPVSMINIGLKMGSKFAPEVDGLNMDELMRMIESGEIGQIVDVTDEEDGEHVEVYLE; the protein is encoded by the coding sequence ATGGCGACGAATGAAGAACGCATGAAAATTTTGAAGATGGTGGCTGAAGGGAAAATCACTGCAGAGGAAGCCGACCAATTGCTGGAAGCCCTTGAAGAAAGTGAGCGCGTGCCTGGCGCTTCCCGTCCGGGTATTCCTCCCATGCCTTCCGCTCCCGAGATGCCTCCAGCCCCCGGACGGAAACCCCGCTGGCTTCATGTGCGCGTCACCGATACTAATACCGGGCGTACCCGCGTGAATGTGCGTTTACCGGTTTCCATGATCAACATTGGCTTGAAGATGGGCAGTAAATTTGCCCCTGAAGTGGACGGGCTCAATATGGATGAACTGATGCGCATGATTGAATCGGGAGAAATTGGGCAAATCGTGGATGTCACCGACGAGGAAGATGGCGAACACGTTGAAGTGTATCTGGAATAA
- a CDS encoding MFS transporter produces MSVTIDERSNWKRPFFIIWIGQAFSIVGSILVQFALVWWLTRETGSATVLATATIFSMLPGIFIGPFSGALVDRWNRKTIMLVADSLIALMTAGLVLVFWMGQAQVWHVLVVMLVRALGGTFHFPAMQASTSLMVPEKHLSRVAGLNQALNGVLNIAAPPLGAFLMSLLPIYQVLAIDIVTAAIAVGTLAFIHIPQPKRRPEGVLTPQALWGDVREGFRYLAHWPGMLILLGMATLVNLLMSPAFSLMPLMITRVFKGEAMHLGVMNSAEGLGVILGGLALSVWGGFKRKVHTSMAGLVGMGLGVILLGSAPAQMFGVALLGIGIAGFMNPITNGPLFALLQAKIAPEMQGRVFNLVGALASAASPLGLMLAAPVADYLGIRFWFWIAGVSCLVMAGVALSIPAVVHLEDVSGAPRSEGRSALAVQD; encoded by the coding sequence ATGAGCGTGACAATCGATGAACGTTCAAATTGGAAACGTCCTTTCTTTATCATCTGGATAGGTCAGGCTTTTTCCATTGTGGGTTCAATTCTGGTGCAGTTTGCGCTGGTTTGGTGGCTTACCCGCGAAACCGGCTCTGCCACGGTTCTGGCTACTGCAACCATTTTCTCCATGCTTCCGGGCATTTTCATCGGTCCTTTTTCCGGAGCGCTGGTGGATCGTTGGAATCGCAAGACCATCATGCTGGTTGCCGACAGCCTGATTGCCCTGATGACCGCCGGGCTGGTGCTGGTGTTCTGGATGGGTCAGGCGCAGGTCTGGCACGTGCTGGTGGTGATGCTGGTGCGCGCCCTGGGTGGCACATTCCATTTTCCTGCCATGCAGGCGTCCACCTCCCTGATGGTGCCGGAGAAGCATCTTTCGCGCGTGGCTGGACTGAATCAGGCACTGAATGGGGTGCTGAATATCGCTGCGCCACCCCTCGGGGCATTCCTGATGAGCCTGTTGCCCATTTATCAGGTGCTGGCAATCGATATTGTTACTGCTGCCATTGCCGTGGGTACTCTGGCGTTCATCCACATTCCCCAACCCAAGCGTCGCCCTGAGGGCGTACTCACCCCGCAGGCTTTGTGGGGAGATGTCCGCGAGGGATTCCGCTATCTCGCTCACTGGCCCGGGATGTTAATTCTGCTGGGCATGGCGACGCTGGTTAACCTGCTGATGAGTCCCGCTTTCAGCCTGATGCCGCTGATGATTACCCGTGTTTTCAAGGGCGAAGCCATGCATCTGGGGGTCATGAACTCGGCGGAAGGCTTGGGGGTAATTCTGGGTGGGCTGGCGCTGAGTGTGTGGGGTGGATTTAAACGCAAAGTGCACACTTCGATGGCAGGCTTGGTAGGCATGGGTCTGGGGGTAATTTTGCTCGGCTCGGCACCTGCGCAGATGTTTGGGGTAGCCTTACTGGGCATTGGCATTGCCGGGTTCATGAATCCCATTACCAATGGGCCCTTGTTTGCCCTATTGCAGGCAAAGATTGCCCCTGAAATGCAGGGACGGGTATTCAATCTGGTCGGGGCGCTGGCTTCGGCTGCCAGCCCGTTGGGATTGATGCTTGCGGCGCCGGTTGCCGATTATCTGGGCATCCGCTTTTGGTTCTGGATTGCCGGGGTGTCCTGCCTGGTCATGGCTGGGGTGGCTCTCTCCATTCCAGCGGTCGTACATCTGGAAGATGTATCGGGAGCGCCTCGCTCGGAAGGTCGCTCTGCTCTTGCTGTGCAGGACTGA
- a CDS encoding DapH/DapD/GlmU-related protein produces the protein MLKIILRNPQHIVPFNEPARDLRIQNKPLWLLQRDVLAPYTTREIELPPGAPLPQVHEPCIVYRDNLFFDAPYMEAFISEARKRGKAVRAAFNASDPCFREHILPLSLSYTPAGNLYLADLWYYPNGPEPGAEPLVIDLLSREIGYYHIPLYMAPSQGDLVYQVPLRSLMAIDSWVHIFIADEVFGLFGRGARFEERLNRDLWFKLKVLGTALYEGRQLLRSSAVVQIGRNCVIDPDAIIHGPTTIGDNVTIGANAVIENCIIGDNVNISQGCQLMLSVVGDGTFLPFRASLFMTTVMENSLIAQNTCLQMCVVGRNTFIGAGSTWTDFNLLSAPIKARDGTGALRNSNRIVLGGCVGHNCRIGAGMLVYPARTIESDVVIFSTKERRVIDRDLYYEDSDHLRLPNAHLHPRLYPRPGEKGSETW, from the coding sequence ATGCTGAAAATCATCCTTCGCAATCCCCAGCACATCGTACCCTTCAACGAACCAGCCCGCGATCTGCGCATCCAGAACAAACCCCTGTGGTTGCTCCAGCGGGACGTGCTGGCTCCCTACACCACCCGCGAAATCGAACTGCCCCCTGGCGCACCCTTACCGCAGGTGCACGAACCCTGCATCGTTTACCGCGACAACCTGTTTTTTGACGCCCCCTACATGGAAGCCTTCATCAGTGAAGCCCGTAAACGCGGTAAAGCCGTGCGCGCGGCATTCAATGCCAGTGATCCCTGTTTTCGGGAGCATATTCTCCCCCTTTCCCTTTCCTATACTCCGGCAGGCAACCTTTATCTTGCCGATTTGTGGTATTACCCCAACGGACCGGAACCCGGCGCCGAGCCGCTGGTCATTGACCTGCTCTCCCGGGAAATTGGCTACTACCACATTCCCCTGTACATGGCGCCCTCTCAGGGCGATCTGGTGTATCAGGTGCCCCTGCGCAGTCTGATGGCCATTGACTCGTGGGTACACATTTTCATTGCTGACGAGGTGTTCGGGCTGTTCGGGCGTGGAGCGCGCTTTGAGGAACGCCTGAACCGCGATTTATGGTTCAAGTTAAAAGTCCTGGGAACAGCCCTGTACGAAGGGCGGCAGTTACTGCGCTCCTCAGCGGTGGTGCAGATTGGACGGAACTGCGTCATTGACCCGGATGCCATCATCCACGGTCCCACGACCATTGGGGATAATGTCACCATTGGCGCGAATGCTGTCATCGAAAACTGCATCATCGGCGATAACGTCAACATTTCGCAGGGATGCCAGTTAATGCTCTCGGTGGTAGGCGATGGCACCTTCCTGCCCTTCCGCGCTTCACTGTTCATGACCACAGTGATGGAAAACAGCCTGATTGCTCAGAATACCTGCCTGCAAATGTGTGTGGTTGGGCGCAACACCTTCATCGGCGCAGGCTCTACCTGGACGGACTTCAACCTGCTTTCGGCGCCCATCAAAGCCCGTGACGGCACGGGCGCTCTGCGCAACTCCAACCGCATTGTGCTGGGCGGGTGTGTGGGACACAACTGCCGAATCGGCGCCGGTATGCTGGTCTACCCAGCCCGCACCATCGAATCGGACGTGGTTATTTTCTCCACCAAAGAGCGACGGGTTATTGACCGCGACCTGTACTATGAGGACAGCGATCATCTGCGTCTGCCCAATGCCCACCTGCATCCGCGCCTGTACCCCCGCCCCGGCGAAAAGGGAAGCGAAACCTGGTAA
- a CDS encoding 4-vinyl reductase codes for MALSHFPEIHQVLLESTHEVLGKGQSGFLQPEEKTFLTELERLLTEQFGTLTGRGMAIRMGRSGFQTGLRRWGETLGFYSLDFRLMPFPRRVRFGLDQIARFLEERTSLQINIHEEPEHWIVEIRQMPSCTRSTSPVLCSLLMGMFQEFMQWQGSGRFFPVRETQCVAQGSPCCRFEISRKPLE; via the coding sequence ATGGCGCTTTCTCATTTCCCCGAAATCCATCAGGTTTTGCTGGAAAGCACCCATGAGGTGCTGGGTAAGGGCCAGTCCGGCTTCTTACAACCGGAAGAGAAGACCTTTTTGACAGAATTGGAACGCCTTTTGACCGAACAATTTGGCACCCTCACCGGCAGGGGGATGGCAATCCGCATGGGACGAAGCGGATTCCAAACTGGTTTGCGCCGATGGGGCGAAACTTTGGGTTTTTATTCGCTGGATTTTCGACTGATGCCTTTCCCTCGACGGGTCAGGTTCGGGCTGGACCAAATTGCTCGTTTTCTGGAAGAACGTACCTCTCTTCAGATAAACATCCACGAAGAACCCGAGCACTGGATCGTAGAGATCAGGCAAATGCCCTCATGCACCCGTTCAACCTCACCAGTGCTCTGCTCGTTGCTGATGGGAATGTTCCAGGAATTCATGCAATGGCAGGGAAGTGGACGGTTCTTCCCCGTCCGAGAAACACAGTGCGTTGCCCAAGGTTCCCCCTGCTGTCGCTTTGAAATTTCCCGCAAACCGCTGGAATAA
- a CDS encoding alpha/beta fold hydrolase, which yields MSSITTDQGILHYEVYGRGRPVILLHGWLGSWGLWQETMTFLGQYYRTYALDFWGFGESGTKRNTYNVQDFISLVAQFMDQMGILSAPLIGHSMGGTVSLSVAIQYPHLAQKVVVIGSPIAGSSLALPLKFAGYRPIAWLLFTFFPLFRAAMRIASPTICKDPRFPDMMDRDLSQTTLESFLISIATLRRTDLRPRLHQIRVPVMGMYGDRDNIVHPRQWEPLKKGVPHARIERFPKAGHFIMLDEPKECMSKIKDFLDTPAEPLPPVEN from the coding sequence TTGTCATCCATCACCACCGATCAGGGCATTTTGCACTACGAAGTCTATGGGCGCGGACGTCCAGTCATCCTTTTACACGGATGGCTGGGGTCGTGGGGCTTATGGCAGGAAACCATGACCTTCCTGGGACAGTACTACCGCACCTACGCCCTGGATTTCTGGGGCTTTGGTGAGTCGGGCACCAAGCGCAACACCTACAACGTGCAGGACTTCATCAGCCTGGTTGCCCAATTCATGGATCAAATGGGCATTCTTTCTGCCCCGCTCATTGGGCACTCCATGGGCGGCACGGTGAGCCTTTCGGTCGCCATTCAATACCCTCATCTGGCGCAAAAAGTAGTGGTCATTGGCTCTCCCATTGCAGGGTCTTCTCTGGCATTGCCCCTGAAATTCGCCGGTTACCGCCCCATTGCCTGGCTGCTGTTCACCTTCTTCCCGCTTTTCCGCGCCGCCATGCGTATCGCCTCGCCGACCATCTGCAAAGACCCGCGCTTCCCCGACATGATGGATCGGGATCTTTCTCAGACCACCCTGGAGTCCTTCCTCATCAGCATTGCCACCTTAAGACGCACCGACCTGCGCCCCCGCCTGCATCAGATTCGCGTGCCGGTGATGGGTATGTACGGCGACCGTGACAATATCGTGCATCCCCGTCAGTGGGAACCCCTCAAAAAAGGCGTGCCCCATGCCCGCATCGAGCGCTTTCCCAAGGCAGGGCACTTCATCATGCTGGATGAACCCAAAGAATGCATGAGCAAGATTAAGGACTTCCTGGACACCCCTGCCGAACCCCTTCCGCCGGTAGAGAATTAA
- a CDS encoding GTP-binding protein, which translates to MQTVKMVVTGPFSAGKTAFIRSVSEIDVVSTERKISSEAERVKETTTVAMDFGRITVDDDLVLYLFGTPGQRRFDFMWEILSEGMLGFIVMVDSTRPETFREARSILQTFRAYAPTPYVVAANKQDLPDAWDLEDMRLALRLEPKAKLLPCVAHKKESVKNVLLELLYSILAEMEEGGK; encoded by the coding sequence ATGCAAACGGTTAAAATGGTGGTCACAGGTCCGTTCAGCGCTGGCAAAACAGCCTTCATCCGATCGGTCAGCGAGATTGACGTCGTCTCCACCGAGCGAAAAATTTCTTCCGAAGCCGAGCGCGTCAAAGAAACCACGACCGTCGCCATGGATTTTGGGCGCATCACGGTAGATGACGATCTGGTGCTTTACCTCTTCGGCACGCCGGGACAACGTCGCTTCGATTTCATGTGGGAAATTCTCTCCGAGGGCATGCTGGGCTTCATCGTCATGGTGGATAGCACCCGCCCCGAGACCTTCCGCGAAGCGCGCAGCATCCTGCAGACCTTCCGCGCTTACGCCCCTACGCCCTACGTAGTCGCCGCAAACAAACAGGACTTGCCCGATGCATGGGACCTCGAAGACATGCGCCTGGCATTGCGCCTGGAGCCCAAAGCCAAACTGCTTCCATGTGTAGCCCATAAAAAAGAATCGGTGAAGAACGTCCTGTTGGAACTGCTCTACTCCATTCTGGCTGAGATGGAAGAGGGCGGAAAGTAA
- a CDS encoding DUF4388 domain-containing protein, whose translation MALKGNLRDFTITQLLNLINLAQKTGLLVIEGPGETARINFRQGKLAYAQLGDEDGSLASILYKTRKISQSQYRLLLERASGMTDKELGLLLINAGYLTQDDILTSLQTYFIDVVRRLFTWVEGFFRFDQDVTPPDGKITIRMDLENLIIEGARQLREWEQLQEEIPSLDMALKFTDRPGTNIQKVNLSLEEWRVVSYVNPKNTIRQIARATKMNDLEIRRVVYGLIQAGLVEIVRPEGAPAPRPQTQQLPRQFPTPDKEEQKSLVNRLINRIRSL comes from the coding sequence ATGGCGTTAAAAGGAAATCTGCGCGATTTTACCATCACCCAATTGCTGAATTTGATTAATCTGGCTCAAAAGACTGGGCTTCTGGTCATTGAGGGTCCTGGCGAGACAGCCCGTATTAACTTCCGTCAGGGGAAACTGGCTTACGCCCAACTGGGCGATGAGGACGGCAGCCTGGCGTCCATTCTCTATAAGACTCGTAAGATCTCCCAAAGCCAGTACCGCCTGTTGCTGGAACGCGCCTCCGGCATGACCGATAAAGAACTGGGGCTGCTTCTCATCAACGCCGGTTACCTGACGCAGGACGATATCCTCACCAGTTTACAAACCTACTTCATTGACGTCGTGCGCCGTTTGTTTACGTGGGTCGAAGGCTTTTTCCGCTTTGATCAGGATGTCACCCCACCGGATGGCAAAATCACCATCCGTATGGACCTGGAGAACCTGATCATCGAAGGCGCCCGACAATTACGCGAGTGGGAGCAACTTCAGGAAGAAATCCCCAGTCTGGACATGGCGTTGAAATTCACCGACCGCCCGGGCACGAACATCCAGAAGGTGAACCTCAGTCTGGAAGAGTGGCGGGTGGTCTCGTATGTGAACCCCAAGAACACCATCCGGCAAATTGCCCGCGCCACAAAGATGAACGACCTGGAAATCCGCCGTGTGGTGTACGGGTTGATTCAAGCCGGGCTGGTGGAAATTGTCCGTCCAGAGGGAGCGCCGGCACCGCGCCCGCAAACTCAACAATTGCCGCGGCAATTCCCCACACCGGACAAAGAAGAACAGAAATCGCTGGTGAATCGGTTGATCAACCGCATTCGTTCCCTGTAA
- a CDS encoding homocysteine S-methyltransferase family protein, with product MNSSSFFALQEGHGVVLLDGAMGTSLQQRGLPLGVPSDSWVLERPEEVLRVHEEFLAAGAQIILTNTFGSSRLRLRQAGMEEHFEIINRQAVALARRASHGCSGVWVAASLGPLGEWLEPLGALSPGQARAFYREQAQILIEAGIDALVIETQMDLQEALTAIEACFSAGNVPVVCSFSFNAQGRLIRGERPAQVAQVLEQSGVFALGVNCGSSLEGNLQALAEMREVTSLPLWFKPNAGLPTVDEAGRVAYPIAPEQMGKGAVRAVEKGAKFVGGCCGATPAHIRTIAKALGKLG from the coding sequence ATGAATTCATCTTCTTTTTTCGCCTTGCAAGAAGGTCATGGGGTGGTCCTGCTGGATGGCGCCATGGGAACCAGTTTGCAACAGCGTGGATTACCCTTGGGGGTTCCCTCGGATTCGTGGGTGCTGGAGCGTCCGGAGGAGGTTTTACGTGTGCATGAAGAATTTTTGGCGGCAGGTGCTCAGATTATCCTCACCAATACCTTTGGCTCATCCCGCTTGCGTTTGCGTCAGGCCGGCATGGAAGAACATTTTGAGATCATCAATCGTCAGGCGGTAGCCCTGGCACGCCGGGCGTCACATGGATGCTCTGGGGTTTGGGTTGCGGCTTCGTTGGGTCCCCTGGGAGAATGGCTCGAACCTCTAGGGGCATTAAGCCCCGGGCAAGCCCGGGCGTTTTATCGCGAACAGGCGCAAATCCTGATTGAGGCAGGGATCGATGCGCTGGTCATTGAGACACAGATGGATTTACAGGAAGCCCTGACAGCCATTGAGGCATGCTTCTCTGCAGGGAATGTGCCGGTGGTGTGTTCGTTTTCTTTCAACGCTCAGGGACGTCTCATTCGGGGCGAAAGACCGGCACAGGTGGCACAGGTTCTGGAGCAAAGCGGGGTGTTTGCGCTGGGGGTCAACTGTGGGAGCAGTCTGGAAGGCAATCTGCAGGCGCTTGCTGAAATGCGTGAGGTGACTTCTTTGCCGCTTTGGTTCAAGCCCAACGCTGGCTTGCCCACTGTGGATGAAGCCGGACGGGTCGCCTATCCGATCGCGCCCGAGCAGATGGGTAAAGGTGCTGTACGCGCTGTGGAGAAAGGCGCAAAATTTGTCGGTGGGTGTTGTGGTGCCACCCCAGCCCACATTCGCACGATTGCAAAGGCGTTGGGAAAGTTGGGATAA